A window of Salvia splendens isolate huo1 chromosome 8, SspV2, whole genome shotgun sequence genomic DNA:
TTTCTTCCTTTTGGTGTGAATTGATTGGAGTTTTGCCTTCATTTATGTTGATTAATGTTTTGGCCAGTTATTGTTCTCATTTTAAATTGCACGTCTTGGCAGTTTCAAATGACCTTTTACCCTGTTTTGCACTTTGCAAATATGTGAGTTCTTTTTCGTTGTTTGGTTTGGTATTGTTTTCTTGAAACCATATAATTGTAGTGATGTTGAAGCTATCTTGATGTTGAAATAGGTAAAGGCAATGGAATATTGCATAAATAGGttgcaaacaatctttaaagcATTTCTGAAATATGTATATGAATATTTCACTGCTCTGTTTCTATCTTAATCTTCATTGTTAATTTAGTTTGAAACACTTATTTTTGGGGTGGGGGTGAGGCTGGTGTATTTGTTGCTGCTCTCGGTATTAGATTAtgaactaatatataaaaagagAAGTACAAACGTCAAATTGAGGTGTGCTGCCACTCTGGTATCTGCCAAGAAGATATATACTGATTGTCTAAATGTATGAAGATTTACATTGCTGATCTTTACTGTTTGCAGTTTCAACATAGGGATGAGAAGTGGGGAATGTTACTAAATACTTTCTATTTCCATTATTGTGATGACATGAGAAAAAACCAAAGTAATCTtattgaatttttaatgaaagtTGGAATAATTTGACTTCACTTTTTATCCAAAGTTCTCCAAGTACTTGATCACGTCAACCGGAAAACGAGAAGCAGTTGATTTATTGTTATCTACTTCATGCCTTGTTTATCATTGTGTAACCACATTTCTAAAGGCATCTACACTTTCTTAGCAGTTGCGTGTGTAAAGTATTGTCCACTTCGGACTTGCTTAAAGGATATGCCTCATCTGGGACATGTTATGTACTACTATCTGTCAGCAGTCTCATGTTATTGCCCTAATGAAACCCCAATGTGCTTCTATTTATGCCATATGCGACAGAAAAAAAAGGAATGAGACCATCTTTTGAGGCAAAACTATGATCATTTGTTTGATCTGAGATTCTGAGTAAAGGTATTACAGTGTCTTGGCCGTGTTAAAGTCGAGATTCTTTTCACAAAAATACCAATAATTTGCTTAGGTAAAAATATTGACTTTGTCACTGAAGCGAATGTAGTTATAACTTGGGAGATTTGGAGAGTATCCTTCCTTATTTCTTTTCGAGTTGATGTGGGGTGATTGTGGAATGGTGTTATTTGTACAAAAACATGCAAATTTTCGGTACTAGAATGCTGCCTTGGCAGTTGGCGCCCTGAAGTCCTgaattttctttcattttcttgcAATTCCTTATAGCATTTTGTTCATCTGATAGTAAGTGTGTTAACGTTGATTCTAAGGTCAGGCAATGGTTAGCCGTTTATATTGTTGTGCAAAATCTAAAAATGTAGCATTCAGGTAAAGGATATTTTCTCTTGTGCTACTTTTTTAGGTCTGGTGAAAGGTTGTTTGTGGATTATTTTTTGACTGTTTCTTGAACTCAGCCCAAAAGTTAgactttatttaactctgtttgATGTATCTTCATGTACTTTGAGGCTTAATAGAATACACTAGTGATGCAGAAGATCATGTAATTCCGATTTCATTGTTTTGCTTATATTTCACAGTATGAAAAAAATACTATCAAGATACAAGAAATGTGTGGATACTACAAAGAGTCCTGCCCCGGAACTCGAGCCCGAGGTATGCTATTCCTCAGTGCAACTTTCTGTTTTTCCTTGGTTAATTAGTTGATTGGTTATTTGGCTGATTTACAATGCTAAAAGCATAGATCTTTTCTTCGTTTAGTTTGGAAGGAATTGTGTTTTGAGTTCTTATTATCTTTACAGAAGCCAACACAGCCCAAGGAGACGGATGTCCTAAAAGAGGAGATAGAAAAGCTTAAAGTGAAGCAGCTGTATGATTTCTTCTACTATATTTTCTCATTAACATTTTGGAAATCCCTTTTATAGCTTCCCGATGGTTGGCTGTTTAGGAGACTCATGGGTAAAGACTTAACGGGCATGAGCTCGCAAGAATTGCATCTACTTGAACGACAGCTAAGTGAAGGGTTGATGTGCATAAAGGATAGGAAGGTTCATCATTCAAACACTAACTGGTTATCTACTTAATAATTTTTGGATCATATTTTCATATTACTTTCTCTGACATATTCGGAGTTCACATATTTACAGGAGCAGTTATTATTGCAAGAGCTGGCACAGTGTCGAATGCAGGTAAAAAAATTTGCTCGGAATTTACTGATTTTTCAAATGAAAACATTGATTTTGGCTAGGTAACTCAAAATCATATAAATGCAGCGTCGTACTAATTTGTTCCCACTTGCAGGAACAACGAGCCGTGCTGGAAAATGAGACATTACGTAGACAGGTGAACGCACTTTTCGTTTATGTATAAAgattcctttttttctttgcaTATCTGAAGATAATAATGGATCCACATGAAAAGTAGGTTGAAGAGCTTCGAGGGTTTTACCCGCTGAGCAGTTCTCCAACGCCACTCTGTATCGAGTACCATAAACAAAGCGACCCAGTGAAGAAAGAAGAGTCGTCCAGAAGTCCTGAAACAGCATGCAATGGTGGGCTTGCAGATGAAACCTCAGACACCACCCTACAGTTGGGGTATTTTATAGTTTTCGTTATAAATCTTGTCCTTTTGTAGTTTGTTTGCTCCATTTTAGTTTTTGAGATTCTTCACGTGACAGGCTCCCGTATGGGAATAGCCGAAAACGCAAGACGCCCGATGGAGAAACGCAGTCGAGCACCTCAGAGACTCAATTCCGCCGCCTCCACGGATGAAAGAAGATATTGAAGGCTTGTTTTTGTTTCCCTTTTGTATATTACTTATGTTAGTCAACTGAGAAATATTGTTCCATTTGTGGTTGGACTTCTTCTTCCCCTCGGGAGGAGGTTGTTTTCAGTTGTTATTGTGTTGTGTTCTCTACATGCACTGGTGCAGTGAAACACAGTGATGCAGATTCAGAAGCAGATATTCAGTCTTACCATTATTTGCTTTGCCAAACTGTTGCCATTATTTAGGCTGCTTTCTTCCAACCATTAATTCTTCCTCTCCAACCAAATTCAGATCAATGAATTCATACTCATTTGCATTTAACTACTGAACCAACCCATTTCAATCTTGTTTGGTTTAGGTTCAAATAGTCGAACCCAAATTATTTTGATACGGTTTTGGGTATTTTTTAAGGAATAAAGCAAAAACAGAGGTTACtaactactctctccgtccactaTTTAAAGAGCCCTTTTGACTCGGCGAacttaagaaattatttgactttgtgaagaaaaataaagGTAGAAAGTGTGTGGAATGTGATATTCATTTTTAGtactccgtcccactttaggagttttggtttaccatttttggatGTTCCACTTTAAGAGTCCCGGTTGGAATATTCGGTAAATGGTAATAGTAGCAATAATTGTTtaccactcacattttattataaaactactatataaaagtaggactcacatttcactatcttttttttactaactttcctttacatttcttaaaacttgtgtcgaaatcaaatgagactcctaaagtaGGACGGAGAACTCAAATGAGTGTAAAAagttactcccttcatcctataATAGAAGTCACATTTGGTATGAGcaatgttttaagaaatgtaaagaatagtgggttgaaaaagttaagtggaatatgagatccatttttttatattggttttataatagaatgtgagtggattgagttagtgaaaggtgggacctacttaccatttatggtaaaagtgaaatgtgactcttattgtgggacgaaccaATATGACAAAaggtgactcttattgtgagacggagggagtaataaaatgtgagatcCACACACTAAAAATGTAACAAAGTAAATGGTTCTACTCCTCCATCCCACCATAAGCGAGTCACATTCCTTTTTGTGATGTCCTACCATATGTGAGTCATTTCCGTTTAAAGCAACAaaattatctcttactttatttctcatctactttattcttttcactCCTCTAATTTTTCTTCTCTCATACTTTCTTCTCTCAACTTTCACTTTTTTAATACTCCCctcgtcccaagttatttgagttatattcatttttgggctgtccaagttacttgagttatttattctttttttactaaaaacacAACATCTAATCTCACAtacttttattctttctttcactttactctctcttctttcactttattttctcctctactttatttaactcactaaacacaactttcttaaatcacgtgccgaaaagaaacgcctcaaataataactcactaaacacaactttcttaaatcacgtgccgaaaagaaacgcctcaaataacatgggacgaagggagtatcaatttcttaaatcttacTCCGTATGTCAAAAGAAAGGACTCGCTTATAATAGAATCAAGAGAGTATAAATTATACACAAtctaaaaaatgacaaaatgactttaTGTGATGCCGTTATATGATATAATAAGAAGTAACTACAACCTTGCAATTTCAAGAATTTGGGATTCCGTATAATGATAATTATCATGGTAGCACTATTTTTCAATTGAGAAACGATCGCTTTAGTATACTTGTacactattatttaatttattttagaaaaatatcattattataaattaattatcattaATTTCAGATATAATGGTAACTAAAACTACGAACTTTTGGATCAATTTTGGGTTTTCTTTGAACTTTGAATTTTCGAATGATAATCCTAACTATCAAATTTTCGAGTGTTTGCTTCTATGTCAAGTAATCACTCGTTTGTTTGCATTTTCATTATCTCATTACCATCGAAACTTCATGGATTCAATGTTTCTTTTGATTGTCGGCTTGACATTCGTGATACATATTAATCCCCCTTTTGATCTTCACAATGGATACTATCTTCATTTGTATAAATCCAAGAAGACATAAGCACTACGTCTTCTTTCACACCCCAACAAATACTTTTTGTGCCCTTctaatttttgttttgtgttgaacatcacaaaataaattacgacTGATATTTTCTGGTATGAAAATTTCTTGAGATATAAGAATTTAACTTGAATTAGGAGAAAAAGAATTGTTTTACAAATATTCAGCATTGGTGAAAATTTGAGATTTCTGATAAGATGCCAAATTTGGAAAATTTGGGGAACTAGGATATGATTGTggataattttggaaattttggaaccAAGAACTGTAATTTGAATGATTGGATCTATGTTATCTAATTATCACAGTGGTGAAAATCAAAATAGATGAGAGAAATATAGATTGTGTACCATACcatatatatgttttttttgcCTTATTTCTACGTGTATTATGGaaaattttgggaattttggTACCAAGAGCTATAATTTGAATGATTGGATCCACGTTATCTAATTATAACAGTTAAAAATAGATGAGAGAAATCGTGAggtaaataattttaatttgtgtgAAATGTTGAGATATTGAAGATGAcatatatttgaaaaatatcaccaaaaattttaatatttcataAGATAAGTATGcaacttttttaattttgtccATAAGATAAGTAtgcaacttttttatttttgtcgtgTTTGATGCATAGGGGCATCCACattggggcggacgataggccgcccgatgcattgagcgtgccatcgtccgccattATGGGTATGCGGACGATGGcacatccatcgtccgcgccctatagatcgtccgcggacgatacgcGTTCGACGTCACATCGTCTGCCCCACTGGGcgaggcggacgatggcgcggactaTGAGACGcgtttacatttttttattctaatGTTTTTTATATATACCCCACGCCCTCTTTTCATTTTCACACTTCCATTCTCACTTTTCCActctcaaattacactataaaatgaatcccggtgattacccaagtccgaatagtccgatgtttggtgGTGGTGCACATTGGCCAGGTACAGACCATGATGAATATCTGCCCTTTGACtccaacacccagtacgatcccgaattcagtactGATTCGTACGGGCTGTCAGACATTGAGCCGGACGACCGCCATTGCattgacacgacggacgtcccggcggacgtcccgattttttattgttttttgtggatgtccgtcgggatgtctttggggatgtccgctattatgtagtgggatgtccttatgacatggcagtgcagtgggatgtccttatgacgtggcaggaggtgtttttgggaagtccgtcgggatgtccgctgGGACATCCGtccgtggatgctctaatatcttgggacggagaaAGTAGGATTTTATGATATTCTTGGATATGCACGGTGGCTCTTTGCTATATGTTGTGCACAATGAAAGAATGTTTGAATTCGCCAATATGGGTCGAGATATATTTCTTTGAGAGTCCTACAAAGATGCtgtttaatttttaaatgaACAATAATTCAACTGCTAAGGCCTATTACGATAATCTTAATGTATTATGAAGCGggattttatgatatttttggaTACACACGGTGGCTCTATGTGATATGTCGTGGATCCCGTCCTGCCGACAACTAGACCCTTCAGTGACTGAAATTCAAATGTTGGATGGGTATTAGATTCGAAAGGAATTTATCAACTAATACCTAAAATCTTCATCATAGTATTTACAATAAGTCTAACACAAGACACTTGAATTGTGCACAACGGAAGTATTTGTAGGATTCTCAAATGCATACGTCTCTGCATATATTATCATGTTCAAACCTTCTTTTGCCGTGCATTATTCAAGTGTCTTGTGATAGACCTATTGGTGAGAACTCTAATAAGGATTTTAAGTGCCTTGTGATAGACCTATTGTGTGTCTGTATTAGATTCTTTatcaattgatttaattgttgatttcttatttttaatttaactggTATCTCACACTGTAAGATGCATAGtattttcttcaataatatataaaatcaaaatattataaaccaaaaatagaaaataacataaatcatttatttaatttagccCGTAAATATACTAATCATACTAGATATTAAAAATTGTTATACTCACTCCCTCTGTCCACaaaaatagtctcatcttttcattttggtccgtccaaaaataataattccatccaaaaaatagaaagtttctccTTTTAACATAATCTATTTTATTATCATCGTCGCATATATTAAACACTCAAATTTAGAGTAAATAACGGATTAAACATTTCAATTTAAACTTAAGTCTCTATcctaattattaaatttaactaAAGCCCaactcaaaaaaaaaacaaccatGTTTCCAAATGTAGCCCAATATTACTCTTTCAACTCACAGTTTGTAATATCAGAGATTCAGAATTAAAATGTTGAGCCCACAACTAAAGCCCAACTACGGCCATTTCAAAATTTGCCTTTTAATTTGGTAAATAAAGAATcgatgaaatattaattaatttaatgtttAAAATTTTTATCCTATAAATCAGATGGATGATAAATTATGGAAGGCATTAACATTTTGTACACAGTTATCATAAATATATGAAACCAAAACATAACCTAATCACCTAGGTAGATTTCCATAATCAACATGCAactcaacaaataatttaaGTTTACAAGCCATTTGCAGTTTTGCATGCTCGACTCCAAATAAATTAAGACAATGCAAATGCAGACAATCCAATACATTCTCATATAATTGGAGTACAACCTAGGCGAGGCGAATGTGCATAAAATAAGTCAATAACAGCTATGCAACATAAAAAATCTCAAATTTTTAAGCACCATATTTACAAATCTATGCGACTACTACTATTGCTACTATCTCTCGCCTCTTTTTCTACCAAAAAAAGCATTCTGCAATCAACCTCCATCTATTAAGTGAGCAACTTCAATATCgactaatttataaatatggAATCCACGTTCCACCAACTTTTTGCATTCACATTTCTCAAAACCCGCACTAAATTAAATGCGGACAATATTTCACGGACGTAGGGAATAGTTGATAAATTCTTTCCGGGACTGTACGACCATATAATTCTCTCGTGAatcttatactcccttcgtcccctaATAATTGACCACTTTGGTTCCGGCATGTgctttaagaaatgtaaaagaaagtgggttgaaaaagttagtagaatattgatctcaattttatatattatttttgtaataaaatgtgagtgtaatgtgTTAGTGGCATGTGGGGCCTGTTTACTAattatggtaaaaagtgaaagtgaatAATTAATGAGGGACGAACGAAAATTataaaagtggacaattaatgaaggaaggaagaagtaTTACTTCTATGTGATATGATAGATGTTTAGTTAATTTTGATGTGCAAACAAAAATTTGATGAATTTACAACATGGATGTTGGCtatcactactagaaaattggcttgTAATGGCACTTAAAATTGTCACTAGAAAATTACTGTGCTGACACTTCATCTATAATGGCATTTGATGAAGTGCAGCACCGGGTACCTGTAGTAAGAggtagtgtgtagatagtacatctatgatgacactttttatgttgaagtgcagtaacaatatattataaagt
This region includes:
- the LOC121744460 gene encoding agamous-like MADS-box protein AGL15; its protein translation is MGRGKIEIKKIENVNSRQVTFSKRRAGLFKKANELAVLCEAEVAVIIFSNTGKLFEFANSSMKKILSRYKKCVDTTKSPAPELEPEKPTQPKETDVLKEEIEKLKVKQLRLMGKDLTGMSSQELHLLERQLSEGLMCIKDRKEQLLLQELAQCRMQEQRAVLENETLRRQVEELRGFYPLSSSPTPLCIEYHKQSDPVKKEESSRSPETACNGGLADETSDTTLQLGLPYGNSRKRKTPDGETQSSTSETQFRRLHG